A single window of Nicotiana sylvestris chromosome 3, ASM39365v2, whole genome shotgun sequence DNA harbors:
- the LOC138886947 gene encoding NAC domain-containing protein 78-like — translation MSMVPAARRGCIMGVRFHPTEAELINFLKRFLKGELLPSECPNFQLADIYGDQPPWEIFGANSDHPKEKVRYIFTRLKKQKSEHTRVRRTCANGTWKGQTGIDPIKNAKGTVAGFRRCFKFQTSRSKEGEHNKNWLMKEYSVGNDFFRENNIPKEDIVVCRIKKNIRSKKNHGVNMEEQDVPKAIEAMLHGPDEDYCTTVQPATICQAADQHQVNDWSNYQQEVNWADDMLIGIDEFGDIIW, via the coding sequence ATGTCGATGGTGCCAGCTGCACGCCGTGGGTGTATCATGGGTGTTCGGTTTCACCCTACTGAAGCAGAGTTGATCAACTTTCTGAAAAGGTTCCTAAAGGGCGAGCTTTTGCCGAGTGAATGCCCTAATTTCCAACTTGCCGATATCTATGGAGACCAACCACCATGGGAGATATTTGGAGCTAATTCTGATCATCCCAAAGAGAAGGTTCGCTATATTTTTACTCGgttgaagaagcagaagagtGAGCATACAAGGGTTCGTCGAACTTGCGCCAACGGGACATGGAAAGGCCAAACCGGTATTGATCCTATCAAGAACGCTAAGGGAACTGTGGCTGGGTTTAGAAGATGTTTCAAGTTTCAAACTAGTCGTAGTAAAGAAGGTGAGCACAATAAAAATTGGCTGATGAAAGAATATTCCGTCGGGAATGATTTCTTTAGAGAAAACAATATTCCTAAGGAGGATATTGTTGTGTGCCGAATCAAGAAGAATATAagatcaaagaaaaatcatgggGTAAATATGGAGGAACAAGATGTTCCAAAAGCAATCGAAGCTATGTTACATGGACCTGATGAAGATTACTGCACAACAGTACAACCAGCAACAATATGTCAAGCAGCTGATCAACATCAAGTTAATGACTGGTCCAACTACCAACAGGAGGTCAATTGGGCTGATGATATGCTCATAGGGATAGACGAGTTTGGAGATATAATCTGGTAA
- the LOC138888436 gene encoding uncharacterized protein, translating into MANNGPLSFQYPRLTKDNYEKWCLLMKVILGSQDVWEIVDRGYAKPDNEEALPQNKKEVLAKTRKKDQQALTLIHQCLDDVMFEKVADATTSKEAWEISQNSLQRVDKVKNLKLQTLRADFEVLKMKESECISDYFSKVKAVVNQLRRYGEDIEDVRVVEKILCTLTPKFDFVVCAIEESKDLDSMMVEQLEGSLQAHEEKIKRRQEVSLEQLLKTQASFKDYGEMANLVDDKKQENESTLFMTLKEEDRDDCSSWYLDNGARNHMCGCKEKFVEINKTVIVTIKNKGILYFEVIGEAMKAYAYRSFLLELLRASISLDSG; encoded by the exons atggcaAATAATGGTCcgctatcttttcagtaccctcgtctgacaaaagataattatgagaAATGGTGTCTACTTATGAAAGTCATCCTTGGCTCTCAGGATGTATGGGAAATCGTAGACAGAGGGTATGCAAAACCCGATAATGAGGAAGCTCTGCCCCAAAATAAAAAAGAGGTCTTGGCAAAGACAAGGAAGAAGGATCAACAAGCCCTCACGCTCATCCACCAATGTTTGGATGATGTCATGTTTGAGAAGGTGGCAGATGCTACCACCTCAAAGGAAGCTTGGGAGATTTCACAAAATTCTCTTCAACGAGTTGACAAGGTGAAAaatttaaaacttcaaactctaagggctgattttgaagttttaaaaatgaaagaatccgaATGTATCTCGGattatttttcaaaagtgaaGGCTGTTGTAAATCAACTAAGAAGATACGGGGAGGACATAGAAGATGTCCGTGTGGTAGAAAAAATCCTTTGCACTTTAAcacctaaatttgattttgtggtgtgtgctattgaggagtctaaagatttagactctatgatggtggagcaattggaaggtTCTTTACAAGCCCACgaagaaaagatcaaaaggagacaagaagtgTCATTGGAGCAACTTCTTAAAACTCAGGCATCCTTCAAGGATTATGGAG AAATGGCTAACCTTGTTGACGACAAGAAACAAGAAAATGAGTCAACGTTGTTTATGACACTCAAGGAAGAAGATAGAGATGATTGCAGCTCGTGGTATTTGGACAATGGAGCAAGAAATCATATGTGTGGGTGCAAAGAGAAGTTTGTGGAGATCAATAAAACA GTAATTGTCACTATAAAAAACAAAGGCATTCTTTATTTTGAAGTAATTGGAGAAGCTATGAAAGCTTATGCTTATAGAAG TTTCTTGTTAGAACTGCTGAGAGCATCAATTTCACTTGATTCTGGATAA
- the LOC138888437 gene encoding uncharacterized protein yields MPESSYRPPAIHGSSSGYSGNQDSSSAPFNAVPESLYRPPAIQGSSSGYSGIISVGSRDASVLFDPRSTYSYVSSLYARFLVISPKPLGTPVHVSTLVGDSVIVDWIYRSFVVTFCGFETRADLLLLDMIDFDVILRMDWLSPYHAVLDYHAKTVSLVIPGLPRLEWKGSTVDTASRVISFLKAQHMVEKWCLDYLAYVWDTTADSPTIDLVPVVQEFVDVFPFDLPGMPPDRDIDFCI; encoded by the exons atgccagagagttcttaccgcccaccagctattcaTGGTTCCTCCAGCGGGTATTCTGGTAATCAGGATTCTTCCAGTGCTCCCTTCAATGCCGTTCCAGAGAGTTTGTATCGCCCACCAGCCAtccagggttcttccagtgggtattcag gtattatttccgtcggtagtagggatgcttctgtattatttgatccaaggtctacttattcatatgtatcgtCTCTGTATGCTCGtttcctggttatttctcctAAGCCTTTAGGCActcctgttcatgtgtccactcttgtGGGTGATTCTGTGATTGTGGATTGGATCTACCGGTCCTttgtggtcacattctgtggtttcgagactagagcgGATCTCCTGTTGCTTGACATGATCGACTTTGATGTCATCCTgcgcatggattggttgtctccctaTCATGCCGTCCTAGATtaccatgccaagactgtttcaCTAGTAATTCCAGGGTtgccgaggttggagtggaaggggtCCACAGTTGATACAGCTAGTCGAGTTATTTCCTTCCTAAAGGCtcagcatatggtcgagaagtgGTGTTTGgattatctagcttatgtttggGACACCACCGCAGACTCTCCAACGATTGATTTAGTTCCAGTAGTTCAGGAGTTCGTCGATGTGTTTCCTtttgatcttccgggcatgccaccagatcgtgatattgatttctgtatttga